In Penicillium oxalicum strain HP7-1 chromosome VII, whole genome shotgun sequence, one DNA window encodes the following:
- a CDS encoding putative beta-glucosidase H, with protein sequence MSNSFDVDHVLANISESDKIALLSGADFWHTHAIPDFGVASIRVTDGPNGIRGTKFFAGVPAACLPCGTALGATWDQDLLYQAGALLGDECIAKGAHCWLGPTINMQRAPVGGRGFESFAEDPHLCGTMAKSIIRGCQSKGIASTVKHFVCNDQEHERRAVDVLATQRALREIYLRPFQIVARDAKPAAIMTSYNKINGKHVVEDKRMISLIREEWQWDPLVMSDWYGTYTTIDSMNAGLDLEMPGPSRYRGRYIESAVQARLIKQSTIDARARKVLEFVKHASQVQVSEVERGRDLPEDRRLNRELCASSIVLLKNEGILPLPQGIKKIALLGSHMKTPAISGGGSASLKPYYAVSLYDACVEALPHAQVLFEPGAYAHNMLPVIDRLLENAEIDFYNEPVGQERRLISTEPVSSTAFQFMDYNAPGLNRGLFWATLIGEFTPDASGVWEFGLSVFGTANLYIDDELVIDNTTSQTRGTAFFGKGTVEERGWKELVANSTYNVRIEFGSANTTTMKTVGMVNFGGGACHLGACLRMDPESMVERAVQAAIDADYAIICTGLNQDWESEGFDRPHMDLPPGVDQLIARVLDVAADKTVIVNQSGTPVTMPWASRARSIVQAWYGGNETGHGIADVLFGAMNPCAKLPLSWPADVRHNPAYLNHASVGGRVLYGEDVYAGYRFYEKTGREVLFPFGHGLSYTTFQVSDQVSINPTTFTMDFPPVATVHIQNTGPRAGAQILQLYISSPESPTPRPVKELHGFEKVFLQPGEGKMVAIRLDRYATSFWDEIEEMWKSEAGRYEVLVGFSSREVVARGEFHVERTTLEAWGARILDAVERQERLLSENLTASKAQTFPVQQASPSSVEDVDPESISRNDAPKTPITGSDMILSWPIFPKDKPVSTFPISAHSEKPDRFQTNLPSFDPQRVLELRNIFMTKVWTKNPIIDAEQLDFYIARVLENGIDWSASSCLLLLVFALAAIWGNYPDDETREISYSEPSFGRPVTYLTMSIPEERLKESLAFLSMARQRLYTAYLDDSLLGVQCLCLFGIWYQYNIEPIPGWKMFRAASTLWQTYRLKYQEARTSRSAQEESLEQRLYWTCLKSECEVRYELTDLPPCELSLADFPYDLPSFPMRQSPSNGHGWTTSSLPSTDFEATSSYYFLSEIFLRRLLNRIRNAVCVLSPEIDGATVQVLVKTLTQLEGQLQQWVDCLPTSLRFDMPLESPPRPHEEELMKLARERYVEVRELLCRVYLYLCIHVPLDRDMAILYGAKASESLRLSVYRIRHEVPFFRHPGSWGACRVRFNHALCLIAGFRAKLMRCPSAEYVNIPPDWADCVRAVITRLKIWGDEGGGIKELSELLEWLMTIHSFLGL encoded by the exons ATGTCAAACTCATTCGATGTGGACCACGTCCTCGCCAATATTAGCGAGTCGGATAAGATCGCTCTGCTGTCTG GCGCCGACTTTTGGCACACGCACGCCATTCCTGACTTCGGTGTCGCTTCAATCCGCGTCACCGACGGGCCCAACGGAATTCGAGGCACCAAGTTCTTCGCGGGGGTTCCGGCGGCATGTCTACCCTGCGGAACAGCTCTGGGTGCTACCTGGGACCAGGATCTCCTCTATCAAGCCGGAGCCTTGTTGGGCGACGAGTGCATTGCAAAGGGGGCACATTGTTGGCTGGGCCCAACGATCAACATGCAGCGTGCCCCGGTGGGCGGTCGCGGATTTGAATCCTTCGCAGAAGATCCTCATCTCTGCGGCACTATGGCAAAATCTATCATTCGTGGATGTCAGAGTAAAGGGATCGCTTCGACCGTGAAACATTTTGTGTGTAATGATCAAGAGCACGAACGGCGGGCAGTTGATGTGCTTGCCACCCAGCGAGCTCTGCGCGAGATTTATTTGCGACCATTTCAGATTGTGGCCAGAGATGCAAAGCCTGCGGCCATCATGACTTCCTACAACAAGATCAATGGGAAGCATGTAGTGGAGGACAAACGCATGATCAGCTTGATTCGGGAGGAATGGCAATGGGATCCGCTGGTGATGAGCGACTGGTACGGAACATACACCACGATAGATTCCATGAATGCCGGGCTGGACCTTGAGATGCCTGGCCCTTCCAGGTACCGAGGGCGGTACATTGAATCAGCCGTACAGGCTCGTCTCATCAAACAATCGACTATCGATGCGCGGGCGCGCAAAGTGCTCGAGTTTGTGAAACATGCCAGCCAAGTCCAAGTATCCGAAGTCGAACGGGGTCGCGATCTCCCAGAGGATCGGAGATTGAATCGCGAACTTTGTGCGAGCAGCATCGTCCTTCTCAAGAATGAAGGCATCCTGCCTCTTCCACAGGggatcaagaagattgcTTTGCTCGGATCTCACATGAAAACTCCTGCAATTTCAGGGGGAGGCAGCGCCTCTCTCAAGCCATACTACGCTGTCTCACTCTACGACGCCTGCGTTGAAGCGCTCCCTCATGCGCAGGTACTTTTTGAGCCAGGTGCATATGCTCACAATATGCTGCCCGTGATCGACCGCCTACTGGAAAATGCTGAGATTGACTTTTATAACGAACCAGTTGGCCAAGAGCGACGTCTTATCAGCACGGAGCCCGTCTCCAGCACGGCCTTTCAGTTCATGGATTACAATGCCCCAGGCCTTAACCGTGGGCTCTTCTGGGCAACCTTGATTGGTGAGTTCACGCCCGATGCATCTGGAGTGTGGGAATTCGGGTTGAGCGTCTTTGGAACGGCGAATTTATACATTGACGATGAGCTGGTCATCGATAACACGACAAGCCAAACGCGTGGGACGGCGTTCTTCGGCAAGGGTACCGTTGAGGAACGTGGCTGGAAGGAATTGGTGGCGAACAGCACGTACAACGTTAGAATTGAGTTCGGCTCCGCCAACACGACCACCATGAAGACGGTCGGGATGGTGAactttggcggtggtgcCTGTCACCTGGGGGCCTGTCTTCGAATGGACCCGGAGAGTATGGTCGAAAGAGCCGTACAGGCCGCCATTGACGCCGACTACGCTATAATCTGCACCGGGCTCAACCAGGACTGGGAGTCGGAAGGGTTCGATCGTCCTCACATGGATCTTCCGCCCGGAGTGGACCAGCTAATTGCCAGAGTCCTCGATGTCGCTGCGGACAAGACCGTCATCGTCAATCAATCTGGTACCCCGGTGACCATGCCATGGGCAAGCCGGGCTCGTTCCATTGTACAGGCTTGGTATGGGGGCAACGAGACTGGACATGGGATCGCTGATGTCCTCTTCGGAGCGATGAATCCTTGCGCCAAACTGCCCTTGTCGTGGCCTGCGGACGTGCGACACAATCCGGCGTATCTGAATCATGCAAGCGTGGGCGGCCGCGTGCTGTACGGGGAGGATGTTTATGCAGGGTATCGCTTTTACGAGAAGACCGGCCGAGAGGTTCTGTTTCCATTTGG TCACGGCCTGTCCTATACAACTTTCCAGGTTTCAGATCAGGTCTCCATTAACCCAACAACCTTCACCATGGACTTCCCCCCAGTCGCGACCGTGCATATTCAAAACACTGGCCCTAGAGCTGGAGCCCAGATTCTCCAGCTTTACATTTCTTCCCCCGAGTCTCCTACTCCACGCCCGGTCAAGGAGCTGCATGGATTCGAGAAAGTGTTCCTTCAGCCAGGCGAGGGAAAAATGGTGGCAATACGGCTGGATCGTTACGCGACGAGCTTCTGggacgagatcgaggagATGTGGAAAAGCGAAGCGGGCCGGTACGAGGTTCTGGTCGGGTTCTCCAGTCGGGAGGTGGTCGCGCGAGGCGAATTCCACGTGGAACGTACCAC ATTAGAGGCATGGGGCGCCCGAATCCTGGACGCGGTCGAGCGTCAAGAACGGCTTCTGTCGGAGAACTTGACGGCCAGTAAGGCGCAAACTTTCCCTGTGCAGCAGGCCTCACCGTCGTCGGTAGAAGATGTAGATCCCGAGTCCATCTCGCGCAACGATGCGCCCAAAACGCCGATTACTGGGTCCGACATGATTCTCAGTTGGCCCATTTTCCCAAAGGATAAGCCTGTGTCCACATTTCCCATCTCCGCTCACTCAGAAAAGCCCGATCGCTTTCAAACGA ATCTACCAAGCTTCGATCCCCAGAGGGTCCTTGAATTACGGAACATCTTTATGACGAAGGTGTGGACCAAGAATCCGATCATAGATGCGGAACAACTAGATTTCTACATCGCTCGGGTGCTCGAAAATGGGATCGACTGGTCGGCATCCTCGTGTCTCTTGTTACTGGTCTTCGCTCTTGCAGCTATCTGGGGCAATTATCCCGACGACGAGACCCGCGAAATATCCTACAGTGAGCCTTCTTTTGGCCGACCAGTCACATATCTGACAATGTCAATACCTGAAGAGCGACTGAAAGAGTCCCTGGCCTTTCTTTCAATGGCGCGACAACGTCTGTACACGGCCTATCTGGACGACTCTTTACTGGGTGTGCAGTGTCTTTGCTTGTTCGG CATCTGGTACCAGTACAATATTGAGCCAATTCCAGGTTGGAAGATGTTTCGAGCAGCATCCACACTTTGGCAGACCTATCGACTCAAGTATCAGGAGGCGAGGACAAGTCGGAGTGCGCAGGAAGAGA GTTTGGAGCAAAGACTGTATTGGACGTGTCTGAAGTCAGAATG TGAGGTCCGCTATGAACTGACGGACCTACCACCCTGCGAGCTCAGCCTGGCAGATTTCCCCTATGACCTTCCAAGTTTCCCCATGAGACAGTCTCCAAGCAACGGTCACGGGTGGACAACATCAAGCTTGCCATCTACCGATTTTGAAGCGACCTCCTCGTACTATTTTCTCTCGGAAATCTTCCTGCGCCGGCTTCTCAATCGGATACGGAACGCAGTCTGTGTCCTCTCTCCCGAAATTGACGGGGCGACTGTCCAAGTTCTCGTCAAGACATTGACGCAGCTGGAAGGTCAACTGCAGCAATGGGTCGACTGCCTTCCAACGTCACTTCGATTCGACATGCCCCTGGAGTCACCTCCACGACCTCACGAGGAGGAACTCATGAAGCTTGCTCGCGAGCGATACGTGGAGGTTCGTGAATTACTTTGCCGCGTGTATCTATACCTGTGTATTCATGTGCCCTTGGATCGGGATATGGCCATTCTGTATGGGGCTAAAGCCAGCGAGTCGCTCCGGCTCTCCGTTTATCGCATCCGGCACGAAGTACCTTTTTTCCGGCATCCGGGGTCGTGGGGAGCGTGTCGAGTCCGTTTCAATCACGCACTATGTCTCATCGCAGGATTCCGTGCAAAGCTGATGCGGTGTCCTTCGGCTGAGTATGTGAACATCCCCCCAGATTGGGCAGACTGTGTGCGGGCAGTCATAACACGATTGAAGATTTGGGGAGACGAGGGTGGGGGAATCAAGGAATTAAGCGAGCTATTGGAGTGGCTCATGACAATACATAGCTTCCTAGGCTTATAG